A stretch of Sulfurimonas xiamenensis DNA encodes these proteins:
- a CDS encoding sodium ion-translocating decarboxylase subunit beta: MKKNVIKIVTLFLLFSFNTVFASTISADTLVDATATKNETYHAKPFLEMIDGFLESTGVSALVNPNPNELSSHGETMSDFHKSWGRIIMILITFLLFYLAIAKGFEPLLLLPIGFGGLLANIPIAGIAGHDGFLGIMYEMGLANQFFPILIFMGVGAMTDFGPLLSNPKTALLGGAAQFGIFGTLVGAVALAQYTPLFDFTLQQASAISIIGGADGPTSIFIATKLAPELLGAIAVASYSYMAMVPIIQPPIMKALTTDAERRIKMSTMRHVSRLEKLVFPIMVLVLAILVLPDATPLIGAFMFGNFLKESGVVDRLSDTMQNALINIVTIFLGLAVGSKLAADQFLVADTLAILALGIVAFSAGTAAGVIMAKIMNLFPGNKINPLIGSAGVSAVPMAARVSNKVGMEYDRSNMLLMHAMGPNVAGVIGSAVAAGVLISLFQ, translated from the coding sequence ATGAAAAAAAATGTAATAAAAATTGTCACGCTGTTTTTGCTTTTTAGTTTTAACACTGTTTTTGCTTCTACGATTTCAGCTGATACATTAGTTGATGCAACGGCTACTAAAAACGAAACTTATCATGCCAAGCCTTTTCTAGAAATGATTGATGGATTTTTAGAATCTACAGGAGTGAGTGCTCTTGTAAATCCAAATCCAAATGAATTAAGCTCTCATGGGGAGACAATGAGCGATTTTCATAAATCATGGGGTAGAATTATTATGATTTTAATAACATTTTTACTCTTTTATCTTGCAATAGCAAAAGGTTTTGAGCCTCTTCTTCTTCTTCCAATAGGTTTTGGCGGACTTTTGGCAAACATTCCTATTGCAGGAATTGCAGGACATGACGGTTTCTTGGGTATTATGTATGAGATGGGTTTGGCAAATCAGTTTTTTCCTATTTTGATATTTATGGGAGTAGGTGCCATGACCGACTTCGGTCCACTTCTCTCAAACCCTAAGACTGCACTTCTTGGTGGTGCTGCACAGTTTGGTATCTTTGGAACACTTGTCGGAGCTGTTGCTCTTGCTCAGTATACGCCTCTTTTTGACTTTACGCTTCAACAGGCTTCTGCAATTTCGATTATCGGAGGAGCTGACGGTCCGACCTCTATATTTATAGCGACAAAACTCGCTCCCGAACTTTTAGGAGCTATTGCGGTTGCTTCCTACTCATATATGGCAATGGTTCCGATTATTCAACCTCCTATTATGAAGGCACTTACAACAGATGCTGAGAGAAGAATCAAGATGAGTACCATGCGTCATGTATCTCGTTTAGAGAAATTGGTTTTTCCTATTATGGTTTTAGTGCTTGCTATCTTAGTTCTTCCTGATGCAACGCCTCTTATTGGTGCGTTTATGTTTGGTAACTTCCTTAAAGAGAGCGGTGTTGTTGACAGACTCTCAGATACAATGCAAAATGCGCTTATCAATATAGTTACTATCTTTTTAGGACTAGCCGTTGGTTCAAAACTAGCCGCAGATCAGTTTTTAGTTGCAGATACTTTAGCTATATTAGCGCTTGGTATAGTGGCATTTTCTGCAGGAACAGCTGCGGGTGTTATTATGGCTAAGATTATGAATCTCTTTCCTGGAAACAAGATAAATCCGCTTATTGGTTCTGCAGGTGTTTCTGCTGTTCCTATGGCGGCTCGCGTATCTAACAAAGTTGGTATGGAATATGATCGCTCAAA
- a CDS encoding biotin/lipoyl-containing protein, whose protein sequence is MAKKFIDIMDTTFRDGFQSVFGGRVLMNDFFPAVEAAKTAGINHFEFGGGARFQSLYFYLREDAFEMMDRFREIVGPDANLQTLARGVNTVMLDTGSKELIDLHAKMFKKHGTTTIRNFDALNDVENLKYSAQRITHHGLKHEVVVTMMDLPPGCYGAHTVEFYEKTLREILDSGIPYDSICFKDASGTSNPQKVFETIQMARQLIPEGTHLRLHTHETAGVSVAAYMAALEAGVDGIDMAAAPVSGGTSQPDILTMLHATKGMDYDLGGLEISKILTYEKELQNCLSDYFMPPEATMVSPIIPFSPMPGGALTANTQMMRDNGMLDKFPEVIAAMTEVVEKGGYGTSVTPVSQFYFQQALNNVMQGPWNAIAPGYGKMVLGYFGKTPVAPDPEIVKIASEKLGLPPTTEKAIDLANADESKSLNTWINKLKEENIEITEENIFIAAACQDKGITFLKGEGELNVRKKSNMKKEEEGSSKMGSGSYTVVVDGQKFSVQVAEGDADIQVTAVDGESIEPPKPKAAPSSGNSLDIKALLPGNVWKIVANPGQSVNEGDVIMILESMKMEIDVVAPKGGVVKTINVATNDKVVEGQVVAVLG, encoded by the coding sequence ATGGCTAAAAAATTTATAGATATAATGGACACAACTTTTAGAGATGGTTTCCAGTCAGTGTTCGGTGGTCGTGTATTGATGAATGATTTTTTTCCGGCTGTAGAAGCTGCGAAAACTGCCGGAATCAACCATTTCGAATTTGGGGGTGGTGCGAGATTTCAGTCTTTGTATTTCTATTTAAGAGAAGATGCATTTGAAATGATGGACAGATTTCGTGAGATTGTAGGACCTGATGCAAATCTTCAAACTTTAGCTCGTGGTGTTAATACTGTAATGTTGGATACTGGTTCTAAAGAATTAATAGACTTACATGCAAAAATGTTTAAAAAGCATGGTACAACAACTATTAGAAATTTTGATGCTTTAAATGATGTAGAAAATTTGAAATATTCAGCTCAAAGAATTACGCATCATGGTTTAAAGCATGAAGTAGTAGTAACTATGATGGATTTGCCTCCGGGATGTTATGGTGCGCATACTGTAGAATTTTATGAAAAAACACTTAGAGAAATATTAGATAGCGGAATACCTTATGACAGCATCTGTTTTAAAGATGCATCAGGTACTTCAAATCCACAAAAAGTTTTTGAAACTATACAAATGGCAAGACAATTAATACCTGAGGGAACACACTTAAGACTTCATACACATGAAACGGCTGGAGTGTCAGTTGCAGCGTATATGGCTGCTTTAGAGGCAGGTGTTGATGGAATAGATATGGCTGCAGCACCTGTAAGCGGCGGAACAAGTCAACCAGATATTTTAACAATGCTTCATGCTACTAAAGGTATGGATTATGATCTTGGCGGATTAGAAATCAGTAAAATTCTTACCTATGAAAAAGAGCTTCAAAACTGTTTGTCTGATTATTTTATGCCTCCTGAAGCAACAATGGTTTCTCCTATTATTCCATTCTCTCCAATGCCGGGCGGTGCGCTTACAGCGAATACTCAAATGATGCGCGATAACGGTATGTTGGATAAATTTCCGGAAGTTATTGCTGCAATGACTGAAGTTGTAGAAAAAGGGGGATATGGGACATCTGTAACTCCTGTGTCACAATTTTATTTTCAACAAGCACTTAATAATGTTATGCAAGGTCCATGGAATGCAATAGCTCCTGGATATGGAAAAATGGTGCTTGGATATTTTGGCAAAACTCCAGTTGCGCCTGATCCTGAAATTGTTAAGATAGCTTCTGAGAAGTTAGGCTTGCCGCCTACAACTGAAAAAGCTATAGATTTGGCAAATGCTGATGAAAGTAAGTCATTAAATACATGGATAAACAAATTAAAAGAAGAAAATATTGAGATAACCGAAGAAAATATTTTTATTGCAGCAGCTTGTCAAGACAAGGGTATCACCTTCTTAAAAGGAGAAGGTGAACTAAATGTTCGTAAAAAATCAAATATGAAAAAAGAAGAAGAAGGAAGTTCAAAAATGGGTAGTGGAAGTTATACAGTAGTAGTAGATGGTCAAAAATTTAGTGTTCAAGTTGCAGAGGGTGATGCAGATATTCAAGTTACAGCGGTAGATGGAGAGAGCATAGAGCCTCCAAAGCCAAAAGCTGCTCCATCATCAGGCAATAGTTTAGATATTAAAGCATTACTACCAGGAAATGTTTGGAAAATTGTTGCAAATCCGGGACAAAGTGTAAATGAAGGAGATGTTATTATGATTTTAGAATCTATGAAAATGGAGATTGATGTTGTAGCACCTAAAGGTGGTGTCGTTAAAACAATCAATGTTGCTACAAATGATAAAGTAGTAGAAGGTCAAGTCGTAGCAGTGCTAGGCTAG
- a CDS encoding OadG family protein: MDTNLVLEGLKFMGVGMGAVFLFLAILIFLIAMMSKIIHRYFPEVQPSNSNSESSLQDKQKKIVAAITAAIKFHRES; this comes from the coding sequence ATGGATACTAACCTTGTATTAGAGGGTTTAAAATTTATGGGTGTAGGGATGGGAGCAGTATTTTTGTTTCTTGCAATCCTAATATTTTTGATAGCTATGATGTCAAAAATTATACATAGATATTTTCCCGAAGTTCAACCAAGCAATAGTAATTCAGAATCAAGTCTTCAAGATAAGCAAAAAAAAATCGTTGCAGCTATAACAGCAGCAATTAAATTTCATAGAGAAAGTTAA
- a CDS encoding DUF3817 domain-containing protein, translating to MKNENVVKFGRINTIEGYSYLALVFIAMPMKYFMDIPLAVKVVGMIHGILFILFCILLVRAWYEAKWPFKKNILFFIASLVPFGTFFTKATIKTYE from the coding sequence GTGAAAAATGAAAATGTAGTAAAATTTGGGCGGATAAATACAATAGAAGGATACTCCTATTTAGCACTCGTTTTTATAGCAATGCCGATGAAATACTTTATGGATATACCTCTGGCAGTAAAAGTAGTAGGCATGATTCACGGAATACTTTTTATACTTTTTTGTATCCTTTTAGTAAGAGCATGGTATGAAGCAAAATGGCCATTTAAAAAAAATATACTGTTTTTTATAGCCTCTCTTGTACCGTTTGGAACTTTTTTTACAAAAGCTACAATAAAAACTTATGAATAA
- the htpG gene encoding molecular chaperone HtpG — protein MAKHQFQTEANQILNLMIHSLYSNKEIFIRELISNASDALDKLNMLVLTDDAYKGIAFSPRIDIVVDKETKTLTIKDSGIGMNEEDLMNNLGTIAKSGTKAFLENLTGDQKKDSNLIGQFGVGFYACFMVAHKVEVTTKKAGEDKAYLWTSKGDGEFDIEDASMEGHGTQIVMYLNEDDEEFLDSYRIENIIKKYSNHIPFPIFMDKEKYIPAKKDDEGNEIEPSKNEIENVQINRANALWTISKSEIKDEEYKDFYSTIAHSSEEPLAWMHNKAEGAIEYTTLFYIPSKAPMDLYRVDYQTGIKLYINRVFITDDEKELMPTYMRFLRGVIDSKDLPLNVSREILQSNAVMAKIRNASVKKVLSELAKIAKNDKEKYSTFFKEFGNVLKEGLYSDYGNREKILELMKFNTLESNEMVMFEDFLKNVDEEKKEIYYITGKTSLSMLKNSPALERFKSRNIDVLILNEEVDTIIFPMITEYKEYKFVHVSDAKFEESEEEKKAEEETSKTFEGLTKELKDILGDNVKSVETTFDLVDSPVKLKEDKEDPAYMMAKMMKQMGQDTGAPAPAPILQINPKHELIIKLKDSADQNLIHDAAHVLLDQAKLFDGVELEDTADFILRLNRIISKAI, from the coding sequence ATGGCAAAACATCAATTTCAAACAGAAGCAAATCAAATATTAAATCTTATGATACATTCACTCTACTCAAACAAAGAGATATTTATTCGTGAATTGATCTCAAATGCGTCAGATGCACTTGATAAGTTAAATATGCTTGTTTTAACAGATGATGCATACAAAGGGATTGCTTTTTCACCTCGTATCGATATTGTTGTAGATAAAGAAACAAAAACACTAACAATAAAAGACAGCGGTATCGGTATGAATGAAGAAGACCTAATGAACAACTTAGGTACAATCGCAAAATCAGGAACAAAAGCCTTTTTAGAAAATCTTACAGGGGATCAAAAAAAAGATTCTAATCTTATAGGTCAGTTTGGTGTCGGTTTTTATGCTTGTTTTATGGTTGCGCATAAAGTAGAGGTTACGACAAAAAAAGCGGGTGAAGATAAGGCATATTTGTGGACAAGCAAAGGTGATGGCGAATTTGATATAGAAGATGCTTCTATGGAGGGTCACGGTACTCAAATCGTTATGTATCTAAATGAAGATGATGAAGAGTTTTTAGATAGCTATAGAATCGAAAATATCATTAAAAAGTATTCAAATCACATTCCATTTCCTATCTTTATGGATAAAGAGAAGTATATTCCTGCAAAAAAAGATGATGAGGGCAATGAGATAGAACCATCAAAAAATGAGATAGAAAATGTTCAAATCAATCGTGCAAATGCTCTTTGGACAATCTCAAAAAGTGAGATAAAAGATGAGGAGTATAAAGATTTTTATAGCACAATTGCACACTCTTCAGAAGAGCCTCTTGCCTGGATGCATAATAAAGCAGAGGGTGCTATAGAGTATACAACACTTTTTTACATTCCATCTAAAGCGCCTATGGATCTCTACAGAGTGGATTATCAAACAGGTATCAAACTTTATATAAATCGCGTTTTTATTACAGATGATGAAAAAGAGCTTATGCCGACATATATGAGATTTCTGCGCGGTGTGATTGACTCGAAAGATCTGCCTCTTAATGTTTCAAGAGAGATTTTACAATCAAATGCTGTAATGGCAAAGATTAGAAATGCTTCAGTGAAAAAAGTGCTCTCAGAACTTGCAAAGATTGCTAAAAACGATAAAGAAAAATACAGTACATTTTTTAAAGAGTTTGGAAATGTTTTAAAAGAGGGGCTCTACAGCGATTACGGCAATCGTGAAAAAATCCTCGAACTGATGAAATTTAATACGCTTGAATCTAATGAGATGGTAATGTTTGAGGATTTTTTGAAAAATGTGGATGAAGAGAAAAAAGAGATCTACTATATTACAGGCAAAACTTCACTCTCAATGCTTAAAAATTCTCCGGCGCTTGAGAGATTTAAGTCTCGCAACATCGATGTATTAATTTTAAATGAAGAGGTTGATACCATTATTTTCCCGATGATAACGGAGTATAAAGAGTATAAATTTGTACATGTTAGTGACGCAAAATTTGAAGAGAGTGAAGAGGAGAAAAAAGCTGAAGAGGAGACATCTAAAACTTTTGAGGGATTGACTAAAGAGCTTAAAGACATTTTAGGTGATAATGTAAAATCTGTCGAAACAACTTTTGATTTAGTTGATTCCCCAGTAAAATTAAAAGAAGATAAAGAAGATCCAGCCTATATGATGGCTAAAATGATGAAACAGATGGGACAAGATACAGGAGCCCCGGCTCCGGCTCCGATCTTACAGATAAATCCAAAGCATGAGTTAATTATAAAATTAAAAGATTCTGCAGATCAAAATCTTATTCATGATGCTGCTCATGTATTGCTTGATCAAGCAAAACTTTTTGACGGAGTGGAACTTGAGGATACTGCAGATTTTATTTTAAGATTAAATAGAATTATTTCAAAAGCAATATAA
- a CDS encoding universal stress protein: MKKFIILVPIDFSKSSYVVLKKTLNFAKKKDADIHIVHVVENPLFLKQIDLDSIKESTFRELSKDFPLLKKENYHCISGKIKVEINNTAKILDADMIIMGKSGETHFLNELFMGSSTKEIVNYAQIPVLVVKSDHNLEYQNILVLTDLSNDSAKAIREIIKIFSNSHIKLLNLFSPPLDNKIDIYGFNEEDLLQYQSDLEKKSQKKIDAFLDSLALPKNINISASAKKSSLSPKSFKEEMADINFDLIAIHAVQNNVSFFAFDILEHSDVDVFIVK; the protein is encoded by the coding sequence ATGAAAAAATTCATAATATTGGTACCCATTGATTTTTCAAAAAGTAGTTATGTAGTTTTAAAAAAAACACTTAATTTTGCTAAAAAAAAAGATGCAGATATTCATATAGTTCATGTAGTTGAAAATCCGTTATTTTTAAAACAGATAGATTTAGATTCTATCAAAGAGAGTACTTTTAGAGAGTTAAGCAAAGATTTTCCTCTCTTAAAAAAAGAGAATTATCATTGTATAAGCGGTAAAATAAAAGTTGAGATAAACAACACGGCAAAAATATTGGATGCTGATATGATTATCATGGGCAAAAGCGGTGAAACTCATTTTCTTAATGAACTTTTTATGGGTTCAAGTACAAAAGAGATAGTCAATTACGCACAAATTCCTGTTTTAGTTGTAAAAAGTGATCATAATCTTGAATATCAAAATATTTTAGTATTGACAGACTTATCAAATGATTCTGCAAAAGCCATAAGAGAAATTATCAAAATTTTTTCAAATTCACATATAAAACTTTTGAATCTTTTTTCTCCTCCTCTTGACAATAAAATAGACATATATGGGTTTAATGAAGAAGATCTTCTTCAATATCAATCTGATCTAGAAAAAAAATCTCAAAAAAAAATAGATGCATTTTTAGACTCTTTAGCGTTACCAAAAAATATAAACATTTCAGCATCTGCTAAAAAAAGTTCTTTAAGCCCTAAATCTTTTAAAGAAGAGATGGCTGATATTAATTTTGACTTGATAGCAATCCATGCAGTACAAAATAATGTAAGCTTTTTTGCTTTTGATATTTTAGAACACTCAGATGTTGATGTTTTTATTGTAAAATAA
- a CDS encoding MBL fold metallo-hydrolase RNA specificity domain-containing protein, which translates to MAKVTSYGAAQTVTGSCHLLKIGSINILIDCGMFQGDGGSKRNYEPFGFEPSKINYLILTHAHLDHIGRVPKLFKDGFRGRIIATKATRDIAKIMLLDSAGILYEEFKTISKKARRRGEEESVMEPLYTKDDVKEVFAKKWCTLNYFEEHKLKQHIRVSLGNAGHIMGSAFVMIDYQEENQHKRVVFSGDIGSAERLIIDEHNKIDEADSLFIESTYGDRKHKPLEQSVTEFKEAVITTLKQKGNILIPSFALERTQEILWLLHEMHDNGELPKCRVFLDSPLAIKATKLYNKYPGHLSDELEYSSGNGNDPFSFAWLESTTTRDQSMAINKVKERSIIIAGSGMCTGGRIMHHLKHRLWNSKNAVIFVGFQVEGTLGRSIVDGQKMVKIYGEDIVSKAKIYTINGFSAHADQSDLIDWIRPVKNLKNIYLIHGESDKMEIFADAIKNELGYDSHIMKTGVPVTL; encoded by the coding sequence ATGGCAAAAGTAACATCATATGGGGCGGCGCAAACGGTGACGGGTTCTTGTCATTTGTTAAAAATAGGCTCTATAAATATTTTAATTGATTGTGGTATGTTTCAAGGAGATGGAGGCAGTAAGAGAAATTATGAGCCTTTTGGGTTTGAACCTTCAAAAATAAATTATCTTATTTTAACACATGCGCATCTTGATCATATCGGAAGAGTGCCAAAACTTTTCAAAGATGGATTTAGAGGAAGGATAATAGCAACAAAAGCTACTCGTGATATTGCAAAAATAATGCTTCTTGATAGTGCGGGTATATTATATGAAGAGTTTAAAACAATAAGCAAAAAAGCACGCAGACGCGGAGAAGAGGAGAGTGTAATGGAACCTCTTTACACTAAAGATGATGTAAAAGAAGTTTTTGCTAAGAAATGGTGTACGCTGAATTATTTTGAAGAGCACAAATTAAAACAACATATAAGAGTATCCTTGGGCAATGCCGGACATATTATGGGCAGCGCCTTCGTTATGATTGATTATCAAGAAGAAAATCAGCATAAGCGTGTGGTGTTTTCAGGAGATATCGGTTCTGCAGAGAGACTTATAATTGATGAACACAATAAAATTGATGAAGCAGATTCTCTTTTTATAGAGTCTACATACGGAGATCGTAAGCATAAACCTTTAGAACAGAGCGTAACTGAGTTTAAAGAGGCAGTTATTACAACGCTTAAACAAAAAGGCAATATTCTTATCCCATCTTTTGCTTTAGAAAGAACACAGGAAATATTGTGGCTGCTTCATGAAATGCATGACAACGGTGAACTGCCAAAATGCCGCGTTTTTTTAGACAGCCCGCTTGCTATAAAAGCAACAAAACTTTACAATAAGTATCCTGGCCATTTAAGTGATGAGCTTGAGTATTCCTCCGGAAATGGCAATGATCCATTTTCATTTGCTTGGCTTGAATCTACTACTACAAGAGATCAATCTATGGCAATAAATAAAGTAAAAGAGCGCTCTATAATAATTGCGGGAAGTGGTATGTGTACAGGTGGGCGTATTATGCATCATCTTAAACATAGACTTTGGAATTCAAAAAATGCAGTTATTTTTGTTGGATTTCAAGTTGAAGGAACATTGGGAAGAAGCATTGTAGATGGTCAAAAAATGGTTAAAATTTATGGAGAAGATATTGTTTCAAAAGCAAAAATCTATACAATTAACGGTTTCTCGGCTCATGCAGATCAAAGTGATCTTATTGACTGGATCAGACCTGTTAAAAATTTAAAAAATATCTACTTGATTCACGGTGAGAGTGATAAAATGGAGATTTTTGCAGATGCTATAAAAAATGAGTTGGGATATGATAGTCATATAATGAAAACAGGAGTTCCGGTAACTCTTTAA
- the abc-f gene encoding ribosomal protection-like ABC-F family protein, producing MALIDLLNISKHYEAQKILTDINFHIDEGERVVIIGKNGSGKSTLMKIINGTLEQDAGERIIRQNLEVKMLAQKPHFKETDTVREAVEAGLDELNRAKEKYNELSLLLADDFENRLLIDEHEKLSRYIEHHNAWNLDDKIERIIQHFDLKQYEHKLVTMLSGGEQRRVALASLLLQKPDILLLDEPTNHLDVYMVEFLEDLLLKERFTLVFISHDRYFIDKIATKSVEVEDCSLREYSGGYSNYLTQKEEYMRTLQKQHENLLDILKRENEWFARGVRARLKRNEGRKERLMALREEAKTNPSKIRKMSLELEREAKHFNRDKSVNRQKMLFEVENLGIKLGDKKLLKNFSTRILQKDVIAIVGPNGSGKSTLLKVLLGRIKPTSGIIKRGEFKIGYFDQHREMLDDDKNLIETFCPHGGDRVNVRGRDMHVFGYLKNFLFPREFLDKKIGVLSGGEKNRIALALLFTKDVDILILDEPTNDLDIPTINILEEQLTHFSGAVIIVSHDRYFVDKIAKKLFIFKNDKHIEESYQNYSEYLELEKELKELDEMEKESKKIEPKTKESKPKELKLTFKEKIALEKLPEEIESIEAQIEEKNSCLADPLCYQDIGITQLAKELEELKNIYEKKVEELLNIQEKEEKINS from the coding sequence ATGGCACTTATTGATCTACTAAACATATCAAAACATTATGAAGCACAAAAAATTTTAACTGATATAAATTTTCATATAGATGAAGGGGAGAGAGTTGTAATAATCGGTAAAAACGGAAGCGGAAAATCCACTCTTATGAAGATTATTAACGGAACTCTTGAACAAGACGCCGGTGAGAGAATTATCAGACAAAATTTAGAGGTTAAAATGCTCGCGCAAAAACCTCATTTTAAAGAGACAGACACTGTAAGAGAGGCTGTTGAAGCGGGTTTGGATGAATTAAACAGGGCAAAAGAGAAATATAATGAACTCTCTCTGCTTTTAGCTGATGATTTTGAGAATAGACTTCTTATTGATGAACATGAAAAACTCTCCCGCTACATTGAACATCATAATGCTTGGAATTTAGATGATAAAATAGAGAGAATAATCCAACATTTTGATCTTAAACAGTATGAACATAAACTTGTTACTATGCTAAGCGGCGGGGAACAAAGAAGAGTTGCTCTTGCTTCGCTGCTTCTTCAAAAACCAGATATTTTACTCCTAGATGAGCCTACAAATCATCTTGATGTATATATGGTTGAATTTTTAGAAGATTTGCTTTTAAAAGAGAGATTTACCCTTGTTTTTATCTCGCATGACAGATATTTTATAGACAAAATAGCCACAAAAAGTGTTGAAGTTGAAGATTGCTCCTTAAGAGAATATAGCGGAGGATACAGCAACTACTTAACACAAAAAGAAGAGTATATGCGAACTCTGCAAAAACAGCATGAAAATCTTTTGGATATACTCAAAAGAGAAAATGAGTGGTTTGCAAGAGGCGTAAGAGCTAGACTTAAAAGAAATGAAGGTCGTAAAGAGAGACTTATGGCTCTAAGAGAAGAAGCAAAAACGAATCCTTCTAAGATTCGAAAAATGTCTCTTGAACTAGAGCGTGAAGCAAAACATTTCAATCGCGACAAAAGCGTAAACAGACAAAAGATGCTCTTTGAAGTGGAAAATCTTGGAATCAAACTTGGAGATAAAAAGCTTTTAAAAAATTTCAGTACTAGAATTCTTCAAAAAGATGTTATAGCTATCGTCGGACCAAACGGAAGCGGAAAATCAACGCTTTTAAAAGTTCTTTTAGGAAGAATCAAGCCGACAAGCGGAATTATAAAAAGAGGCGAATTCAAGATAGGCTATTTTGATCAACACCGCGAAATGCTCGACGATGATAAAAACCTTATAGAAACTTTTTGTCCGCATGGCGGTGATCGTGTAAATGTCCGCGGTCGTGATATGCATGTATTTGGATATCTAAAAAACTTTCTCTTTCCACGGGAGTTTTTAGATAAAAAGATAGGCGTGTTAAGCGGAGGAGAAAAAAATCGTATAGCGCTCGCCCTGCTCTTTACAAAAGATGTCGATATTCTTATCCTGGATGAGCCGACAAATGATCTGGATATTCCGACTATCAATATTTTAGAAGAGCAGCTTACTCACTTTAGCGGAGCTGTTATTATCGTTAGTCACGATAGATATTTTGTAGACAAAATTGCAAAAAAACTCTTTATTTTTAAAAACGACAAGCATATAGAGGAGAGTTACCAAAACTATTCAGAGTATTTAGAGCTAGAAAAAGAGCTAAAAGAACTCGACGAAATGGAAAAAGAGAGTAAAAAAATAGAACCTAAAACAAAAGAGAGTAAGCCAAAAGAGCTAAAACTTACTTTTAAAGAAAAGATTGCATTAGAAAAACTGCCCGAAGAGATAGAGTCTATTGAGGCACAAATAGAAGAAAAAAACAGCTGCTTGGCAGATCCTTTATGTTATCAGGATATAGGCATAACACAACTTGCAAAAGAGCTAGAAGAGCTTAAAAACATCTATGAAAAAAAAGTTGAAGAGCTTTTAAATATTCAAGAAAAAGAGGAAAAGATAAATAGCTAA